One genomic segment of Gymnogyps californianus isolate 813 chromosome 8, ASM1813914v2, whole genome shotgun sequence includes these proteins:
- the ANKRD13C gene encoding ankyrin repeat domain-containing protein 13C, which yields MTGEKLRSLRRDHKPSKEDGDLLAPGEEEAAAAPGGIFTGGRGSSGKGGRAGGHRIFSNHHHRLPLKGGPAAGGTGPPAEPDKCPAHFPVHECVFKGDVRRLSALIRTQGIGQKDSHGNTPLHLAVMLGHKECAHLLLAHNAPVKVKNAQGWSPLAEAISYGDRQMITALLRKLKQQSRESVEEKRPRLLKALKELGDFYLELHWDFQSWVPLLSRILPSDACKIHKQGINIRLDTTLIDFTDMKCQRGDLSFIFNGDAAPSESFVVLDNEQKVYQRIHHEESEMETEEEVDILMSSDIYSATLSTKSITFTRAQTGWLFREDKTERVGNFLADFYLVNGLVLESRKRREHLSEEDILRNKAIMESLSKGGNLMEQNFEPVRRQSLTPPSPNTITWEEYISAENGKAPHLGRELVCKESKKTFKATIAMSQEFPLGIESLLNVLEVIAPFKHFNKLREFVQMKLPPGFPVKLDIPVFPTITATVTFQEFRYDEFDESIFTIPDDYKEDPSRFPDL from the exons ATGACCGGAGAGAAGCTGCGCTCGCTGCGCAGGGACCACAAACCCAGCAAGGAGGACGGGGACCTGCTGGCGCCCGGCGAGGAGGAGGCGGCCGCCGCGCCCGGAGGCATCTTCACCGGGGGGCGCGGGAGCAGCGGCAagggcggccgggccgggggccaCCGCATCTTCAGCAACCACCACCACCGGCTGCCGCTGAAGGGGGGGCCGGCGGCCGGCGGGACGGGCCCGCCCGCCGAGCCCGACAAGTGCCCGGCGCACTTCCCCGTGCACGAGTGCGTCTTCAAGGGGGACGTGAGGCGGCTCTCGGCCCTCATCCGCACCCAAGGCATCGGCCAGAAGGACAGTCACG gaaacaCTCCTTTGCATCTTGCTGTGATGTTAGGACATAAAG AATGTGCCCACTTGCTTTTAGCCCATAATGCTCCAGTAAAGGTGAAAAATGCTCAGGGATGGAGCCCTCTTGCAGAAGCCATCAGCTATGGAGACAGACAAATGA TTACAGCACTCCTAAGGAAGCTTAAACAGCAGTCCAGGGAAAGTGTTGAAGAAAAGCGACCTCGATTATTAAAAGCCCTGAAAGAG CTAGGTGACTTCTATCTAGAGCTTCACTGGGATTTTCAAAGTTGGG TGCCTTTACTTTCCCGAATTCTGCCTTCTGATGCATGTAAAATACACAAACAAGGTATAAATATCAG GCTAGACACAACTCTCATAGACTTTACCGACATGAAGTGCCAACGAGGGGAtttaagcttcatttttaatggtGATGCCGCACCCTCTGAATCTTTTGTAGTTTTAGACAATGAACAAAAAGTTTACCAGCGAATACATCATGAG GAATCTGagatggaaacagaagaagagGTTGACATTTTGATGAGCAGTGATATTTACTCAGCAACATTATCAACCAAATCAATTACCTTCACACGTGCCCAAACGGGATGGCTTTTTCGAGAAGACAAAACA GAAAGAGTAGGAAACTTTTTGGCAGATTTCTACTTGGTTAATGGACTTGTATTAGAatcaaggaaaagaagagaacacCTCAGTGAGGAGGATATTCTTCGAAATAAAGCTATCATGGAGAGCCTGAGTAAAGGTGGCAACTTAATGGAACAAAATTTTGAG CCTGTCAGACGGCAGTCGCTTACTCCGCCATCACCCAATACGATTACATGGGAAGAGTACATATCTGCTGAAAATGGAAA AGCTCCTCATCTGGGTAGAGAGCTGGTctgcaaagaaagcaagaaaacctTTAAAGCCACGATAGCTATGAGCCAGGAATTTCCCTTAGGAATTGAATC attgTTGAATGTTTTAGAAGTAATTGCACCCTTCAAGCACTTTAACAAACTTAGAGAATTTGTTCAAATGAAGCTTCCACCAGGCTTTCCTGTAAAATTAG ATATTCCTGTATTTCCCACCATCACAGCCACTGTGACTTTTCAGGAGTTCCGTTACGATGAATTTGATGAATCCATCTTCACTATTCCTGATGACTACAAGGAGGACCCCAGCCGTTTTCCTGATCTCTAA